Proteins co-encoded in one Pseudomonas fluorescens genomic window:
- a CDS encoding DNA alkylation repair protein, producing the protein MSTTETAAPALKEIFNAERLQHIASEMSAVYPAFKAKAFLKHANDGLGELSVMQRMARVSESLHAVLPLDYTDSLSVLRELAPRLNSGFVSMCLPHYVASYGAHAFDTSMEALKYFTTFGSSEFAIRHFLRSDLERSLELMHDWARDENHHVRRLASEGSRPRLPWSFRLEPVQANPQLAAGILDRLKADESLYVRKSVANHLNDVTKEHPEWVLDTIEGWALENRHTAWIAKHALRSLIKQGDSRALTVIGAGAKAEVELLDVKVEPAVVRLGETITLSFTVKSLVPVEQRLVIDYAIDYVKANGGTSAKVFKLKTLVLAGFGSEVVARRQVIKDFTTRKHYAGVHAVHVVVNGERLGSTAVDIIT; encoded by the coding sequence ATGAGCACAACCGAAACCGCCGCCCCGGCCCTGAAAGAAATCTTCAACGCCGAACGCCTGCAACACATCGCCAGCGAGATGAGCGCCGTATACCCGGCGTTCAAGGCCAAGGCCTTTCTCAAGCATGCCAACGACGGCCTCGGCGAACTCTCGGTCATGCAACGCATGGCCCGCGTCAGCGAAAGCCTGCACGCCGTGCTGCCACTGGACTACACCGATTCCCTCTCCGTACTGCGCGAACTCGCCCCGCGCCTGAACAGCGGCTTCGTCAGCATGTGCCTGCCGCACTACGTCGCGAGCTACGGCGCGCACGCATTCGACACCTCGATGGAAGCCCTGAAGTACTTCACCACCTTCGGCTCCTCCGAATTCGCTATCCGCCACTTCCTGCGCAGCGACCTCGAGCGCTCGCTGGAACTGATGCACGACTGGGCACGAGACGAAAACCACCACGTCCGCCGCCTCGCCAGCGAAGGCAGCCGCCCTCGCCTGCCATGGTCGTTTCGGCTGGAACCGGTGCAGGCAAATCCACAATTGGCCGCCGGGATTCTTGATCGATTGAAGGCCGATGAGAGTTTGTACGTGCGCAAGTCCGTGGCGAATCATTTGAATGATGTGACCAAGGAACATCCGGAGTGGGTGCTGGATACGATTGAGGGGTGGGCGCTGGAGAACAGGCACACGGCATGGATTGCCAAGCATGCGTTGCGGAGTTTGATCAAACAGGGGGATTCTCGGGCGCTCACGGTTATCGGCGCAGGGGCGAAGGCTGAAGTTGAGTTGCTGGATGTGAAGGTGGAACCGGCGGTTGTCCGGCTTGGGGAGACGATTACTTTATCGTTTACGGTGAAGTCGTTGGTTCCGGTGGAGCAGCGGTTGGTGATTGATTATGCGATTGACTACGTGAAGGCCAATGGCGGGACTTCGGCCAAGGTTTTCAAGTTGAAGACGTTGGTGTTGGCGGGGTTTGGGAGTGAGGTTGTGGCGCGGCGGCAGGTGATCAAGGACTTCACTACGCGCAAGCACTATGCGGGGGTACATGCGGTGCATGTGGTGGTTAACGGGGAGCGGCTGGGGAGTACTGCCGTTGACATCATCACTTAA
- a CDS encoding TonB-dependent receptor, translated as MKQLTLLASLCGCLSVNVWAQSTVDLAPITIDGESGAEPGLSLDQSSGMASRLGLSVRDTPASVAIANRNDIERHGSQNFQDAANTLPGVNASAPPGFGGFVSYRGFTSSQITQMFNGVNVSGGLARPVDSWIYDRVELVGGPSSLINGAGSVGGSLNYVTKLATRDEQAAEGRVSYGTYDTTEAAFGLNHALTEPGADVQHYARLDVSHNTSNGYIDRQERDAWSVAFSLLSDLTPNLSHTLALEYQDEHEDSPYWGTPVLNPKGGELRIDKHNRFNNYNVEDGRYEQRTIWVRSIIDYRINDSTTLRNTLYHLDSQRDYRNLETYQYNADNSAVNRSTAYQVRHQGEQNGNQFELRHDNSLFGLDTTWSGGFEYKVNQTTNSPLNVKGASTVDPNNYRPGHFYDIPGTNPGFVSDKTNEVTTKALFAENRLALTDKLSLLTGLRHDDIDLDVTNHRTVTASNPRHLKRSWEPVTGRVGLTYQFTPSANVYAQYSTAAEQPNGTQDFDVSTGKQWEIGSKFDYLNGRGSATVAAYTIERKDFAVTDPLDPTNSIPVGQQTSKGIEIASSLRITDRLLAEVNFAWVDAEYDEFNEKNAAGGVVSRKGNTPTNVPDRVGNLWLTYDFAPQWQGGVDARYVASVYADSANTMTVPSYTLFGSFLSYKVDAHTTVTGRVRNLTNEVYAEFAHVSPAYYLGTPRTFELAVQTRF; from the coding sequence ATGAAACAACTTACCTTGCTGGCGAGCCTGTGCGGCTGCCTGTCCGTCAACGTCTGGGCGCAATCCACCGTGGATCTGGCGCCGATCACCATTGATGGCGAGTCCGGCGCCGAACCGGGCCTGAGCCTCGACCAGTCCAGCGGCATGGCCTCGCGCCTCGGCCTCAGCGTGCGTGACACTCCGGCCTCAGTGGCCATCGCCAACCGCAATGACATCGAACGTCACGGTTCGCAAAACTTTCAGGACGCGGCCAACACCTTGCCGGGGGTGAACGCCAGTGCGCCGCCGGGGTTTGGCGGGTTCGTCTCCTATCGCGGTTTCACCAGCAGCCAGATCACCCAGATGTTCAACGGCGTCAACGTCTCCGGCGGGCTGGCGCGGCCGGTGGATTCGTGGATTTATGACCGGGTGGAACTGGTCGGCGGCCCGTCGTCGCTGATCAATGGTGCAGGCTCGGTCGGCGGCTCGCTGAACTACGTGACCAAACTGGCCACGCGCGACGAGCAGGCCGCCGAAGGTCGGGTCAGCTACGGTACCTACGACACCACCGAAGCCGCGTTCGGACTCAACCACGCGCTGACCGAACCCGGTGCCGACGTGCAGCACTACGCGCGCCTCGACGTCAGCCACAACACCAGCAACGGCTACATCGACCGCCAGGAACGCGATGCCTGGAGTGTGGCGTTCTCGCTGCTCAGCGATCTGACGCCGAACCTGTCGCACACCCTGGCCCTGGAATATCAGGACGAACACGAAGACAGCCCGTACTGGGGCACGCCGGTGCTCAACCCCAAGGGCGGCGAATTGAGGATCGACAAGCACAATCGCTTCAACAACTACAACGTCGAAGACGGCCGCTACGAGCAACGGACAATCTGGGTACGCTCGATCATCGACTACCGGATCAACGACAGCACCACCCTGCGCAACACCCTCTATCACCTCGACAGCCAGCGTGATTACCGCAACCTGGAAACCTATCAATACAACGCCGACAACAGCGCAGTGAACCGCTCCACTGCGTATCAGGTGCGACACCAGGGCGAGCAGAACGGCAACCAGTTCGAACTGCGCCACGACAACAGCCTGTTCGGCCTCGACACCACCTGGTCCGGCGGTTTCGAGTACAAGGTCAACCAGACCACCAACTCGCCACTCAACGTCAAAGGCGCGAGCACCGTGGATCCGAACAACTATCGCCCGGGACACTTCTACGACATACCGGGCACGAATCCGGGTTTTGTCAGCGACAAGACCAACGAGGTCACCACCAAAGCGTTGTTCGCTGAAAACCGCCTGGCATTGACCGACAAACTTTCGTTGCTCACTGGCCTGCGCCATGACGACATCGATCTGGACGTGACCAACCATCGCACGGTGACGGCGAGCAACCCGCGCCACCTCAAGCGCAGCTGGGAGCCGGTCACCGGGCGTGTCGGCCTGACCTACCAATTCACGCCATCAGCCAATGTCTACGCGCAATACAGCACCGCCGCCGAACAACCCAACGGTACTCAGGACTTCGATGTTTCAACGGGCAAGCAATGGGAAATCGGCAGCAAGTTCGACTACCTGAACGGACGTGGCTCGGCGACGGTCGCGGCTTACACCATCGAGCGCAAGGACTTTGCCGTTACAGATCCGCTGGACCCGACCAACAGCATTCCTGTTGGCCAACAGACGTCCAAGGGTATCGAGATTGCCAGCTCACTGCGGATCACCGACAGGCTGCTGGCCGAGGTCAACTTCGCCTGGGTCGATGCAGAGTACGATGAGTTCAACGAAAAGAACGCCGCCGGTGGGGTGGTTTCACGCAAGGGCAACACACCGACCAACGTGCCGGACCGGGTCGGCAATCTGTGGCTGACCTATGACTTCGCCCCACAATGGCAAGGCGGGGTCGATGCGCGGTATGTGGCGTCGGTGTATGCGGACAGTGCCAATACCATGACCGTGCCGTCGTACACGTTGTTCGGGAGTTTCCTCAGCTACAAGGTCGACGCACACACCACTGTCACGGGGCGGGTGCGCAACCTGACGAACGAGGTGTATGCCGAATTCGCCCATGTGTCGCCGGCGTATTACCTGGGCACACCACGCACCTTTGAACTGGCCGTACAGACCCGGTTCTGA
- a CDS encoding glutathione S-transferase, with product MKLIGMLDSPYVRRVAISAKCLGIELEHDPVSVFRHFERFQQINPVVKAPTLVLDDGEVLIDSTLILDYLEALSGQTLLPTDLPRRVKALRLIGLGLAACEKAVQLYYERNLRPADIQYQPWVERVEGQLAAAFTALEHQLEKHPLSTDGTLQQDGITLAVAWSFTGLVVPDQIDAERFPRIAQYTACAEGLQAFISTPMT from the coding sequence ATGAAACTGATCGGCATGCTGGACTCCCCTTACGTGCGTCGCGTGGCGATCTCCGCCAAATGCCTGGGGATTGAACTGGAACACGACCCGGTGTCGGTGTTCCGCCATTTCGAGCGCTTCCAACAGATCAATCCGGTGGTCAAGGCGCCGACTCTGGTCCTCGACGATGGTGAAGTGCTGATCGACTCGACGCTGATCCTCGACTACCTCGAAGCCCTGTCCGGCCAAACCCTGCTGCCGACGGACCTGCCGCGACGGGTAAAAGCCCTGCGCCTGATCGGCCTCGGCCTCGCCGCCTGCGAAAAAGCCGTGCAGCTCTACTATGAACGCAACCTGCGTCCGGCCGACATTCAATACCAGCCGTGGGTCGAGCGCGTCGAAGGCCAGCTCGCCGCCGCTTTCACCGCCCTGGAACACCAACTGGAAAAACACCCACTGTCCACTGACGGGACGCTGCAACAGGACGGCATCACCCTCGCCGTCGCCTGGAGTTTCACCGGCCTTGTCGTTCCCGATCAGATCGACGCTGAACGCTTCCCGCGCATCGCCCAATACACCGCCTGCGCCGAAGGCCTCCAAGCGTTCATCAGCACCCCGATGACCTGA
- a CDS encoding LysE family translocator has product MIDGPAVLTVFLVYLAGVVIPGPNFVAVVHKAVAASRSEALALVAGIVLVNLLWATCAIAGIGVVFAAFPWAALFVKVLGAAYLMWFGLRLLLNAGKTTLSPSNEAAVGNFQQSFIQGVITNIGNPKSMAFYAAIFSAAAPAHVSTSTFLSMLAVVVVVSMTWYGMVAIALSQPDIASAYQRRKKAIDQLCGALILSLGIRQLVQ; this is encoded by the coding sequence ATGATCGATGGTCCCGCTGTTTTGACAGTCTTTTTGGTTTACCTGGCCGGTGTCGTTATTCCAGGACCCAATTTCGTTGCGGTAGTCCACAAAGCGGTAGCTGCGTCGCGGTCAGAAGCTTTGGCCTTGGTGGCAGGCATTGTATTGGTCAACTTACTCTGGGCCACCTGTGCAATAGCAGGTATCGGCGTTGTATTTGCTGCGTTTCCTTGGGCGGCGCTATTCGTAAAAGTTCTGGGGGCAGCCTATCTGATGTGGTTTGGACTGCGACTGCTGCTAAATGCCGGGAAGACCACACTTTCCCCCAGTAATGAGGCTGCCGTCGGAAATTTTCAGCAATCATTCATTCAAGGAGTCATCACGAACATCGGCAACCCTAAATCCATGGCCTTCTACGCCGCTATTTTCTCAGCGGCAGCCCCCGCCCACGTGTCAACAAGCACGTTTTTGTCGATGCTGGCAGTCGTAGTGGTGGTTTCAATGACTTGGTATGGAATGGTCGCAATCGCTCTTTCGCAGCCTGACATCGCGTCAGCGTATCAAAGGAGGAAAAAGGCTATTGATCAATTATGCGGCGCTTTGATTTTATCTCTGGGGATCCGGCAGCTTGTCCAATAA
- a CDS encoding DUF2931 family protein has product MRVLVTLLCALFTTGCQSADPLSAKNDPKSESWELAFTEPYYMKVWVEDSAVEDINGKLFKRTGGGTAAGGELEDGKESARGWHAVGAAAKPVIGADLPKRIYVRWQSIVEPQTYSVWLDVPEEARQLMRTSVNQRCLETPKEQASYSASIYLGLAPGGVVQVWVRDSCHYPVKVARAKAEIEPLGPSQGKNQGRYAYPISEKSKRYIDKFGIPYGSW; this is encoded by the coding sequence ATGAGAGTTCTTGTAACCCTGCTTTGTGCTTTGTTCACGACTGGATGCCAGTCTGCGGATCCACTGTCTGCCAAAAACGACCCTAAATCCGAGTCGTGGGAGCTTGCGTTTACTGAGCCTTACTACATGAAAGTGTGGGTGGAGGACAGCGCCGTCGAAGATATAAACGGCAAGCTGTTCAAGCGTACGGGGGGAGGTACGGCCGCTGGTGGGGAGCTTGAAGACGGTAAAGAATCTGCACGTGGATGGCACGCCGTAGGCGCTGCTGCAAAGCCAGTGATTGGTGCCGACCTCCCCAAACGCATTTACGTGCGTTGGCAATCGATTGTCGAACCTCAGACCTATAGTGTTTGGTTGGATGTGCCCGAAGAGGCTAGGCAACTAATGAGGACGTCGGTCAACCAGCGTTGTTTGGAAACTCCGAAGGAGCAAGCGAGTTATTCCGCTTCTATTTACCTGGGGTTGGCTCCCGGCGGGGTTGTACAAGTCTGGGTCAGGGACTCGTGCCACTATCCGGTGAAAGTGGCCAGGGCCAAAGCCGAAATCGAACCTCTTGGTCCGAGTCAGGGTAAGAACCAAGGGCGTTACGCTTATCCGATCAGTGAAAAATCCAAGCGTTATATCGACAAATTCGGCATTCCATATGGCAGTTGGTAA
- a CDS encoding ABC transporter substrate-binding protein, which yields MNGFRRLLGACLATFGLLTAVPAVNAAQAPIHFADLNWESGSLITDVLRIIVEKGYGLPTDTLPGTTITLETALANNDIQVIGEEWAGRSPVWVKAEAEGKVASLGDTVKGATEGWWVPEYVIKGDAAKGIKPMAPDLRSVSDLKKYKDVFKDPENPKKGRFLNSPIGWTSEVVNKQKLTAYGLQDDFTNFRSGSGAALDAEISSSIRRGKPVLFYYWSPTPLLGKFKLVQLEEPPFDAEAWKTLTDADNPNPKPTRSLASKLSIGVSTPFQKQYPEIVAFFSKVHFPIEDLNKALAEMSEKHTPPRDAAHAFMKAHPDVWQAWLPKDVADKVQAGL from the coding sequence ATGAACGGATTTCGACGGTTGCTGGGCGCTTGTCTGGCCACATTCGGTTTGTTGACAGCGGTGCCAGCGGTCAATGCCGCACAAGCGCCGATTCACTTCGCCGACCTGAACTGGGAAAGCGGAAGCCTGATCACCGATGTCCTGCGGATCATCGTCGAGAAAGGCTACGGCCTGCCGACGGACACGCTGCCGGGCACCACCATCACCCTGGAAACCGCGCTCGCCAACAACGACATCCAGGTGATCGGCGAGGAGTGGGCGGGGCGCAGTCCGGTGTGGGTCAAGGCTGAAGCCGAAGGCAAGGTTGCCAGCCTGGGCGATACGGTCAAGGGGGCTACCGAGGGGTGGTGGGTGCCGGAGTACGTGATCAAGGGCGATGCCGCCAAAGGCATCAAGCCAATGGCGCCGGACCTGCGCAGTGTCAGTGATCTGAAGAAGTACAAGGATGTGTTCAAGGATCCGGAGAACCCGAAAAAGGGACGGTTCCTCAACAGCCCGATCGGCTGGACATCGGAAGTGGTGAACAAGCAGAAGCTCACGGCTTATGGGTTGCAGGATGACTTCACCAATTTCCGCAGCGGCTCCGGTGCGGCGCTGGACGCCGAAATCAGTTCATCGATCCGCCGGGGCAAACCGGTGCTGTTCTATTACTGGTCGCCAACGCCGTTGCTTGGCAAGTTCAAACTGGTGCAGCTGGAAGAGCCGCCGTTCGACGCCGAGGCCTGGAAGACCCTGACCGACGCCGATAACCCCAACCCGAAACCGACCCGTTCACTGGCGTCGAAACTGTCGATCGGTGTGTCCACGCCATTTCAGAAGCAGTATCCGGAGATCGTTGCGTTCTTCAGCAAAGTCCATTTTCCGATCGAGGACCTGAACAAGGCGCTGGCCGAGATGAGCGAGAAGCACACGCCGCCAAGGGATGCGGCGCACGCGTTCATGAAAGCCCATCCGGATGTGTGGCAGGCGTGGCTGCCGAAGGATGTGGCGGACAAGGTTCAGGCAGGTCTTTAG
- a CDS encoding DUF2931 family protein: MKLLLTLLCTLLAAGCSADPLSAKNDPKSPWWELGFTEPRYMKVWVEDTSVEDIKGRTFLHTGSGSASGGQPEDGTESAKGWHGVGGSAKAVVGADLPKRIFVRWQSIVEPQTYRVWVDIPEEARQLMLTSVNQRCAKTPEQTATYISSVYLGLAPGGVVQVWVRDSCHHPVKVARAQAEIEPLGPSQGKNQGRYAYPVNEKAKRYIEKFGIPYGSW; encoded by the coding sequence ATGAAGCTACTTTTAACCCTGCTGTGCACTTTGCTTGCTGCTGGTTGTTCCGCAGACCCGCTTTCAGCAAAGAACGATCCAAAATCTCCATGGTGGGAGCTGGGTTTCACTGAGCCTCGCTACATGAAGGTTTGGGTGGAAGACACTTCGGTGGAAGACATCAAAGGAAGAACGTTCCTGCACACGGGCTCTGGATCGGCGTCGGGAGGGCAACCAGAGGATGGCACAGAGTCCGCCAAAGGCTGGCACGGCGTAGGTGGTTCTGCGAAAGCAGTAGTAGGCGCGGATCTTCCCAAACGAATCTTCGTTCGCTGGCAATCTATCGTAGAACCACAAACCTATCGTGTTTGGGTGGACATACCCGAGGAAGCCAGGCAACTGATGCTGACGTCGGTCAACCAGCGATGCGCGAAAACGCCAGAGCAAACGGCTACCTATATTTCTTCGGTTTATCTGGGGTTGGCTCCTGGTGGAGTTGTGCAGGTGTGGGTTAGAGATTCTTGTCATCACCCGGTAAAGGTGGCAAGGGCGCAAGCTGAGATTGAGCCGCTGGGGCCAAGTCAAGGCAAGAATCAAGGGCGTTACGCCTATCCAGTTAATGAAAAGGCTAAGCGCTATATTGAGAAATTTGGTATTCCATATGGCAGTTGGTAA
- a CDS encoding methyl-accepting chemotaxis protein: protein MTRDGSLVADLPAPVVLPKNRWLMPTLQSIALMLVLAGISLGEWPLYVGMPLAVLIVWLPRLRARAVADVQPVVGNDAMSELTRDLSYTTSHNALSAAGVAFSVKELAGRLQSQLDAAAQIVNNAEVMIATEQATSQLSREALGAASEAHHSSAAGRTELVDSISRMHQLSQRANASRELIEALSERSDDIQRVTLVIQSIASQTNLLALNAAIEAARAGEHGRGFAVVADEVRGLAARTATATGEVGEMVADIQQRTAQVVEQIRQLSDDLHTGVEQVEHTGQHLENIARLAAGVETQVGEIARGAETNREQLDSLFTAIEQMRSDLAISDQQTRRLAEAAVQMEGQAETISERLAEVGLDDYHQRIYDLAREGASQIAARFEADIEQGRISLEDLFDRQYQPIPNTQPARFQTRFDRYTDQVLPAIQEPLLPRHEGLVFAIACTQQGYVPTHNQAFSQPLTGDVQVDTINNRTKRKFADRTGIRCGSHQQPVLLQTYTRDTGELMHDLSVPIMVKGRHWGGLRLGYKPEKPR, encoded by the coding sequence ATGACGAGAGATGGATCTCTGGTTGCAGATCTACCTGCACCAGTTGTTTTGCCGAAAAATCGCTGGCTGATGCCGACCCTTCAAAGCATCGCCCTGATGCTGGTGCTGGCCGGGATAAGCCTGGGTGAATGGCCCTTGTATGTGGGCATGCCATTGGCGGTGCTGATTGTATGGCTGCCGCGCCTGCGTGCCCGTGCCGTCGCCGATGTGCAACCCGTCGTCGGTAACGACGCGATGTCCGAGCTGACTCGCGACCTTTCCTACACCACCAGTCATAACGCGCTGTCGGCCGCCGGTGTGGCTTTTTCCGTCAAGGAACTGGCTGGCCGCCTGCAATCGCAACTCGACGCCGCCGCGCAGATCGTCAACAACGCCGAAGTGATGATTGCCACTGAGCAAGCCACGTCCCAGCTCAGCCGCGAAGCGCTGGGTGCCGCCAGTGAAGCCCATCACAGCAGCGCGGCGGGGCGCACCGAACTGGTGGATTCGATTTCGCGCATGCATCAGCTCAGTCAGCGTGCCAATGCCAGTCGCGAACTGATCGAGGCCTTGAGCGAGCGCAGTGATGACATCCAGCGCGTGACGCTGGTGATTCAGTCGATTGCCAGTCAAACCAATCTCCTGGCATTGAACGCGGCCATCGAAGCGGCCCGGGCCGGTGAGCACGGTCGTGGGTTTGCGGTGGTGGCGGATGAAGTGCGCGGTCTGGCGGCTCGTACGGCGACGGCCACTGGCGAAGTGGGCGAGATGGTCGCCGACATCCAGCAACGTACGGCGCAGGTGGTGGAGCAGATTCGTCAGCTCTCCGACGATTTGCATACCGGCGTCGAGCAGGTCGAACACACCGGTCAGCACCTGGAAAACATCGCAAGGCTGGCGGCCGGGGTTGAAACCCAGGTCGGCGAAATCGCCCGGGGCGCCGAAACCAATCGCGAACAACTCGACAGTCTGTTCACCGCCATCGAGCAAATGCGCAGCGATCTGGCGATCAGCGACCAACAGACCCGGCGCCTGGCCGAAGCAGCGGTGCAGATGGAAGGGCAGGCAGAAACCATCAGCGAACGCCTGGCCGAAGTCGGTCTGGATGACTATCACCAGCGTATCTACGACCTGGCCCGGGAAGGTGCGAGCCAGATTGCCGCGCGTTTCGAGGCTGACATCGAGCAGGGGCGGATCAGCCTCGAAGACTTGTTCGACCGCCAGTATCAGCCAATCCCGAACACCCAGCCCGCCAGGTTCCAGACCCGATTCGACCGTTACACCGATCAGGTGCTGCCGGCGATTCAGGAACCGTTGTTGCCGCGCCACGAAGGCCTGGTGTTCGCCATCGCCTGCACGCAACAGGGTTATGTGCCGACCCACAATCAGGCGTTCAGCCAGCCACTGACCGGGGATGTGCAGGTCGATACCATCAACAATCGCACCAAACGCAAATTCGCCGACCGCACCGGCATCCGCTGCGGCAGCCATCAGCAACCCGTGCTGTTGCAGACCTACACCCGCGATACCGGCGAGCTGATGCACGACCTGTCGGTGCCGATCATGGTCAAGGGCCGCCACTGGGGCGGATTGCGTCTGGGCTACAAACCGGAGAAGCCGCGGTGA
- a CDS encoding DUF2946 domain-containing protein encodes MKFTRTDRSMLAWMLYCCVLFNVFACSIGHGQMVGMQLNGIGGQFCAVDPSTQAPLASNPAEEKLPTLAKAFGCPLCSTGGMGPAFNSSLTLAILPEQHSPPLPVIVSINLPARFIWPSANPRAPPLA; translated from the coding sequence ATGAAATTCACCCGTACCGATCGCTCAATGCTGGCCTGGATGCTCTATTGCTGCGTCCTGTTCAACGTGTTCGCCTGCAGCATCGGTCACGGACAAATGGTCGGGATGCAGCTCAACGGAATCGGTGGCCAGTTCTGCGCCGTCGACCCGAGCACCCAGGCGCCGCTGGCCTCAAATCCCGCCGAAGAAAAACTGCCGACCCTGGCCAAGGCCTTTGGCTGTCCGCTGTGCTCCACCGGCGGCATGGGCCCGGCGTTCAACTCCAGCCTGACGCTGGCGATCCTGCCGGAACAACACAGCCCGCCGCTGCCGGTCATCGTCAGCATCAACCTCCCTGCCCGCTTTATCTGGCCTTCGGCCAACCCCCGCGCCCCACCGCTCGCCTGA
- a CDS encoding TraR/DksA family transcriptional regulator, with the protein MTKDKLLAMPADDYMNAEQHAFFQELLQNMKVETHERIEQNRIAIESLDTPADPADAASVEEERTWLVNAIDRDQRMLPQLEQALERIKEDSFGWCDDSGEPIGLKRLLISPTTKYCIEAQERHEQIDKHQRQA; encoded by the coding sequence ATGACAAAGGACAAGTTGCTGGCCATGCCGGCAGATGACTACATGAATGCCGAGCAACACGCTTTCTTCCAGGAGCTGTTGCAGAACATGAAAGTCGAAACCCACGAGCGCATTGAGCAGAACCGTATTGCCATCGAAAGCCTGGACACCCCGGCTGACCCGGCGGACGCCGCATCGGTGGAAGAAGAGCGCACCTGGCTGGTGAACGCGATCGATCGCGACCAGCGCATGCTGCCGCAACTCGAGCAGGCCCTTGAGCGTATCAAGGAAGACAGCTTTGGCTGGTGCGACGACAGCGGCGAGCCTATCGGCCTGAAACGCCTGCTGATCAGCCCGACCACCAAGTACTGCATCGAAGCTCAAGAGCGTCATGAGCAGATCGACAAGCACCAGCGTCAGGCCTGA
- a CDS encoding DUF2789 family protein, which translates to MELPAYNLTTLFDQLGLPSEEMAIDDFIEAHPLDAETKLIDADFWSPQQAQLLKEWLRADGEEAVMVDELNVRLHRGK; encoded by the coding sequence ATGGAACTGCCTGCCTACAATCTGACAACCCTGTTCGATCAATTAGGGCTGCCTTCGGAGGAAATGGCCATAGACGACTTCATCGAAGCCCATCCGCTGGATGCCGAGACCAAACTGATCGACGCCGATTTCTGGAGCCCGCAGCAGGCCCAATTGCTCAAGGAGTGGTTGCGTGCCGATGGCGAGGAAGCCGTGATGGTCGACGAACTCAACGTACGCCTGCACAGAGGCAAATAA